The proteins below are encoded in one region of Nitrosomonas ureae:
- a CDS encoding YiiX/YebB-like N1pC/P60 family cysteine hydrolase, with translation MAAHIESKDIKALPVLPYSDLRAKLKSGDILFASGDYLVSKAIQKVTGSPWSHVGIVFRLDSIDRVLLLESVEDIGVRFAPLSKYLNDYEDKRPYKGRVVLARCKDVNSATVEGIATFGIDELTQPYDKDEIAKILARITLGIGKKEKDREYICSELVHECFSHAGKEFAFNPKEFISPEDVWLDEKVSLVGRIL, from the coding sequence ATGGCTGCTCATATTGAAAGCAAAGACATCAAGGCGCTTCCCGTCCTTCCTTACTCGGATCTACGGGCAAAACTGAAGTCCGGAGACATTCTCTTTGCTTCCGGTGACTATTTGGTTTCCAAAGCAATTCAAAAAGTTACAGGAAGTCCTTGGAGTCATGTAGGGATAGTGTTTCGGCTTGATTCGATTGATCGTGTTTTGCTATTGGAAAGCGTCGAGGACATAGGGGTACGTTTTGCGCCTTTGTCCAAGTATCTGAACGACTATGAAGATAAAAGGCCTTATAAAGGGCGGGTAGTGCTAGCGCGTTGTAAAGATGTGAATTCTGCGACGGTCGAAGGGATTGCGACATTTGGCATAGACGAGCTAACGCAACCCTACGATAAAGACGAAATCGCAAAGATTTTAGCGCGTATCACGCTTGGTATTGGAAAGAAGGAAAAAGATCGAGAATACATCTGCTCGGAATTGGTGCACGAGTGTTTTTCTCATGCAGGTAAAGAGTTCGCATTCAATCCTAAAGAATTTATCAGTCCAGAAGATGTTTGGCTGGACGAGAAAGTTTCTCTAGTAGGGCGAATTCTTTAG
- a CDS encoding DUF3750 domain-containing protein, giving the protein MLVSVARGVGRSVLLSCWVMVLLAGLSFSQHAEAQYWWNASREPVGIAPDPATNSEAIIQVYGARTFGWRGYFGIHTWIAVKPSGAQSYTIYEVIGWLRRSQRSVLAVYENAPDRRWYGNTPEILADLRGDGVDALIEKIDLAANSYPYMKDYTIWPGPNSNTFTAWVSRAVPELRLDLPPTAIGKDYLGYRFISHAPSGSGFQISFFGLLGVLVSAVEGIEFNFLGLSFGLNWNPLAIKLPLVGRKELGLWSQPLTEN; this is encoded by the coding sequence ATGTTGGTATCAGTTGCGCGGGGTGTGGGTCGTTCTGTTTTATTGAGTTGTTGGGTGATGGTTTTGCTTGCCGGGCTGTCTTTTTCGCAGCACGCGGAGGCGCAGTACTGGTGGAATGCGAGCCGCGAGCCGGTCGGCATAGCGCCTGATCCTGCCACGAATTCTGAGGCGATTATTCAGGTTTATGGTGCGCGCACTTTTGGTTGGCGCGGTTATTTTGGCATTCATACCTGGATTGCTGTGAAGCCTTCGGGTGCTCAGTCTTATACCATTTATGAGGTGATCGGATGGTTGCGCCGTAGCCAGAGGTCGGTATTGGCGGTTTATGAGAATGCGCCTGATCGGCGCTGGTACGGCAATACGCCCGAGATTTTGGCAGATCTACGCGGTGACGGAGTGGATGCGCTGATCGAGAAAATCGATCTGGCGGCTAATAGTTATCCTTACATGAAAGATTACACCATATGGCCGGGGCCGAATTCCAATACGTTTACCGCCTGGGTTTCACGCGCGGTGCCGGAGCTGCGGCTGGATTTGCCGCCGACAGCGATTGGCAAGGATTATCTGGGTTATCGGTTTATTTCCCATGCGCCGAGCGGCAGTGGTTTTCAGATTTCATTTTTTGGTTTGTTGGGCGTGTTGGTTAGTGCGGTGGAAGGCATTGAATTCAATTTTCTGGGCTTGTCTTTTGGCCTGAATTGGAATCCGCTCGCCATTAAACTGCCCTTGGTGGGCCGCAAGGAATTGGGTTTGTGGTCGCAGCCGCTAACCGAGAATTAA